From Cellulomonas chengniuliangii, the proteins below share one genomic window:
- a CDS encoding DUF2752 domain-containing protein: MPGPQHRPLPVSGAGGAASGPRARLTRLRAPGAVAVAIAGATCWLALVDPHTPGEYGVCPLLALTGLYCAGCGGLRATHDLAHGDLAGAWAMNPLLVLAVPLVAVLWARWAARRWRGAPVPPREQPRLWPAWSLLVVVVGYSVLRNVPALAPVLAP; encoded by the coding sequence CCGCTCCCGGTCTCGGGGGCGGGCGGCGCTGCGTCCGGGCCCCGCGCCCGGCTCACCCGGCTGCGTGCGCCCGGGGCCGTCGCCGTCGCGATCGCCGGCGCGACGTGCTGGCTCGCCCTCGTGGACCCGCACACCCCCGGCGAGTACGGCGTGTGCCCGCTGCTCGCGCTCACCGGGTTGTACTGCGCCGGGTGCGGAGGTCTGCGCGCCACGCACGACCTCGCCCATGGCGACCTGGCCGGCGCCTGGGCGATGAACCCGCTCCTCGTCCTGGCCGTCCCGCTGGTCGCCGTGCTCTGGGCGCGGTGGGCGGCCCGCCGATGGCGCGGCGCCCCCGTGCCGCCGCGCGAGCAGCCGCGGCTGTGGCCCGCGTGGTCGCTGCTCGTGGTGGTGGTCGGGTACTCGGTGCTGCGCAACGTCCCCGCGCTGGCTCCCGTGCTCGCGCCCTGA